The following coding sequences lie in one Silene latifolia isolate original U9 population chromosome 5, ASM4854445v1, whole genome shotgun sequence genomic window:
- the LOC141655580 gene encoding uncharacterized protein LOC141655580: MPDNDKKRRKLFKGKGKLVSEIEEGNLFAVVNETSIKVSPGDFCDLARVPGGGIEINPSIEWGGLTPEKRLIVKRYFKQDATSFETILTAKLSPKLRFFLNFLWNTIVPRKEETKSKRIRDGAITSFFQKKSQKLNEEGSSNPSQRTSGLSSSSPVNNSDQETQNDQGGNFNSTTQPSVVRLTEFDILSFPQDPGLRKRIVDYHPNDREIVQREYIRRGPCQPRNHDFPQTSSRRFKAEWFKNHESWLEYSEEKDDAYCFACYLFKKENAVGGDAFVNNGFRTWSRTSAFDTHEGNHMSAHNKATRDLDNFKKQKSSIVSRLENHSAATKSAYLTRLEASVKTVRFLLLQGLSFRGHDEKVSSLNRGNFIALLKLLGEHDEKIAKVVLDKAPKNCILTCSDIQKEIANACATVTTSKIIQELDGDFFSILVDESGDIADKEQMALCLRYVDKKGQLKERFFSIVHVGDTTSLTLKKAIAEVFKKFSLTFSRLRGQGYDGASNMQGSLNGLKTLILNESPSTTTTNKELTMSRKELDIVNAIRLVDATKKSLQHMRDNGWDCHMKKVSEFCSKHNIEVPCMDASYVIPGRHRRGRREVKNLHHFQAEDLLFFECQLDTFKYDVQSDDRFWNLKSLNERSMKLVETKKHLTHFKVYLLLKLVLVLPVATATVERAFSAMTFIKNKLRNSMGDEWLNDILVTFVERDVFLKVTVDEIVHEFMNMRTRRIV; the protein is encoded by the exons ATGCCCGACAACGACAAGAAGCGACGGAAATTgtttaagggtaagggaaagttGGTTTCGGAAATTGAG GAAGGAAATTTGTTTGCTGTGGTTAATGAGACTTCAATAAAAGTCTCACCTGGTGATTTctgcgacttggctcgagttcctGGAGGAGGAATCGAAATCAATCCAAGCATAGAATGGGGAGGTCTGACACCCGAAAAGAGGTTGATTgtgaaacggtatttcaaacaagatgcaACTTCGTTTGAGACTATCTTAACTGCGAAGTTGTCGCCAAAATTgaggttctttttgaactttctttggaataCTATTGTCCCTCgaaaagaag AAACCAAATCAAAACGAATAAGAGATGGAGCAATTACAAGTTTTTTCCAGAAAAAGTCCCAAAAATTGAATGAGGAAGGAAGTTCAAATCCATCCCAAAGGACAAGTGGGTTAAGTTCTTCTTCGCCAGTTAACAATAGCGATCAAGAAACTCAAAATGATCAGGGAGGTAATTTTAATTCAACAACTCAACCTAGTGTGGTAAGATTAACTGAATTTGACATTTTATCTTTTCCCCAAGACCCTGGATTAAGGAAAAGAATAGTCGATTATCATCCTAACGATAGAGAAATAGTACAAAGAGAATACATTCGTAGAGGCCCTTGCCAACCTAGAAATCATGATTTTCCCCAAACGTCATCAAGAAGGTTTAAGGCTGAATGGTTTAAAAATCACGAGTCTTGGCTTGAGTATAGCGAAGAAAAAGATGATGCATACTGTTTTGCTTGTTACTTGTTTAAGAAAGAAAATGCGGTGGGGGGCGATGCATTTGTTAATAATGGATTTAGAACTTGGAGTAGAACTAGTGCGTTTGATACTCATGAAGGCAATCATATGAGTGCTCATAATAAAGCTACGAGAGACCTCGACAACTTCAAAAAACAGAAAAGTTCTATTGTTTCTAGGCTTGAAAATCATTCTGCGGCAACTAAAAGTGCCTACCTCACTCGCTTAGAAGCTTCTGTCAAAACAGTACGATTTCTTTTATTACAAGGATTATCTTTCCGAGGCCATGATGAAAAAGTTTCCTCATTAAATCGGGGAAATTTTATTGCACTATTGAAATTACTTGGAGAACATGATGAAAAAATAGCTAAAGTTGTCTTAGACAAAGCTCCTAAAAATTGCATTTTAACATGTTCTGATATTCAAAAAGAAATTGCTAATGCTTGTGCAACGGTGACAACTTCCAAAATCATTCAAGAACTTGATGGTGATTTTTTTAGTATACTTGTTGATGAGTCTGGTGATATTGCCGATAAAGAACAGATGGCTCTTTGTTTGAGATATGTTGATAAGAAAGGACAGCTAAAGGAGAGATTTTTTAGCATTGTACATGTCGGTGATACAACTTCTTTAACGCTTAAAAAGGCAATTGCTGAGGTATTTAAGAAGTTTTCTTTGACTTTTTCGAGGCTCCGGGGTCAAGGTTATGACGGTGCTTCCAATATGCAAGGTTCACTAAATGGGCTAAAAACTTTGATCTTGAACGAATCTCCTTCTaccactacaacaaataag GAGCTGACAATGTCAAG GAAAGAACTAGATATTGTGAATGCTATTAGGCTTGTGGATGCAACAAAGAAATCTTTACAGCATATGAGAGATAATGGATGGGATTGCCACATGAAAAAAGTTAGTGAATTTTGCTCTAAGCATAATATTGAGGTCCCTTGTATGGATGCTTCATATGTTATTCCTGGAAGACATAGACGTGGTCGACGAGAAGTGAaaaatcttcaccattttcaGGCGGAG GACTTGTTGTTTTTTGAATGTCAACTTGATACATTCAAGTATGATGTTCAAAGTGATGATCGGTTTTGGAATCTTAAAAGTCTTAATGAGCGCTCCATGAAATTAGTCGAGACGAAGAAGCATTTGACACATTTCAAAGTCTACTTGCTTTTGAAGCTTGTGTTGGTTCTTCCCGTGGCGACAGCAACCGTGGAAAGAGCGTTTTCGGCTATGACGTTCATTAAAAATAAGTTGCGTAATAGCATGGGGGATGAATGGTTGAATGATATTTTAGTTACTTTTGTGGAACGTGATGTATTTTTGAAAGTAACGGTAGATGAAATTGTACACGAGTTTATGAATATGAGAACTCGTCGAATTGTGTAG